The Silurus meridionalis isolate SWU-2019-XX chromosome 26, ASM1480568v1, whole genome shotgun sequence region ttttgtttcattttgttataAGGTTTTTACTAACATGAGTGAATAATGTATTCCAGCCCAAAATTACCAAATGGTATTAATCCTAAACATTACAGTACAAAATGTTATATGagtatttattatcattaagaTTATTAGAAATGTTAACAAAATTTGATTTCGAATAATTCATTTTAAGGAGTAggcattttatattaagtaGTCAGTTGTACCTACACAATTCAaaccataaataaatgaaaaatacatatttcttCCTTATTAATAAAAGGTGTGTAAATTTTAGTTTATATGAAAGAAAGAtgcctcactctctctctctctctctctctctctctctctctctctctctttctctctctctttcttttttctccccccTACATTTCCTGTAAAAAGAGTTTAAAGGGAAGTGTCTCGGCAGTCTGCCCTCACTGCTCTCTACTCAAAACTGTGAGGGTTTTATGCACAGTGGATTGTTCGCAGGAAACATGAATGTTACTGCTGTTAGGGTTCTTGAACAGCCCCAGGAGACTGGAATGGAGACAGTTTTTGTGGGAGCCTGTATCATcatggctgtgtgctttgtggTGGGAACTCCAGGGAACCTGCTGGTCATATGGACTATCGTTAAGCATGTAAAGCAGTGCTCTCACACTGTGTTGCTCATCAAGCACTTGGCTGTTGCTGATCTGCTGGTTGTCTTCACCCTGCCTTTGTGGATCTACTCACTGGCTTGGTCCTGGGTGTTCAGTGAGGTTATGTGCAAAGCCATGGTGTACATCATCTATGCCTGCATGTATGCCAGTATCTTCCTGATCACCATCATGAGTGTGGAGCGTTTCCTGGCTGTCAGGTTCCCCTTCACCTCAGTTACCTGGAGAAAGAAACAGATGTTAAATAAGATCTTGCTGGTCGTATGGGTTGCATCCTTTCTTCTCAGCATTCCGGTAATAATCACTCAGACCTTGGATGAACATAACGGACAAATGCAGTGTCTGTTCCGGGAGTATGAATCAAATACACAGGAGGCTGTGCTTCTGCTCTTGGAGACTTTGGTGGGCTTTGTGATCCCCTTTTTCATCCTGGTTCTCTGCTATGGCTGCCTCTATAGTCGAATCACCGAGATGAGCTTCAGGTCGAAACGCAAGTCTACACTGCTGATTGCCAGCGTCGTGGTGGTGTTTGCTCTCTGCTGGATCCCACACCACATTACCAACCTTCTGTCTTTGGTGCAACTTGTCGAAGTGAGAGAAAATATTAAAGATGTTATTGATGCCATGTACATGATCTCTAGCTCACTTGTCTTTGTGAGCAGCACCATCAACCCAGTGCTGTATGTTTTTGCAGCACGGAGCTTTCGCACTTCACTGAGGGACACAGGTATCCACAAGCTGTTTCGCCACCTGTCCAGTACAGCGACTGGTGAAGGCAATAGAGAACTGTCATTTGTGTCCAAAAGGCAAAGCTCTCAGACTAATACTTCTCAGTGTTGCATGGAGTCCAAAGCACAAATAGACCTACTTGTGGACATATGCAACAATGCTGCTAGTGACGAGAATGTGTGACGGTACAGAAATTGGCTAGTAAGTATTATGTAAAATTAGATGACAATTATATGAAGTCAAATTAAATTAGATgatctgtaaatgtatatataatagcaCAATGGAGGATACTGAGACTGGCACTTgactaaacacatttttaattaaaaaaaaaggaggaaggaCATTTTCTACAGGACTGGGTAAAAAACTATGTATCCTAAGGATTAAATCCGATGGAGAATGTGCAATCTTCAAATGTATTACATCTTTACAATTTTTCTTTCTGAGCAATGCATACTGGTTTTAAGGCAAAAGAAGAATGTACAAATACTAAAAAGGAAagctaaaatacattttcacaatGGGATTTTCACCTGAATTGTTCTTGATGGACTGCACTTATCATATGCCCTCAGaatattaaaatttgtttaaaataattggTAAACTCATGtctatgtatttatgtatgcaatctatgtatgtatatatcaatgtgtatgtatttttttacaccattttcCAATTacagctttttaaaataatattcttttatccatttaataaatacaactttttttaatttattgtctattgatttgtgacattttataaccaaaataataaaatagcgACATTGTTAGTAAAGTACAGGGTGTGCCAAAGTTTCCATACatagagaaaaaaagcaaaacacttttttcaccAAATAGCTTCCAAGAATTTTAATACTTActttaattatacaaaaaaacaattttcttactttaattatacaaataaataattttctctATGTATGAACACCCTGTAAATGCTTAACCAGCAATTTAAGATGCAGACAGTTTGTGTCTACATGGCAAAACTTCTCTATTGTATTGCaacatatgtgcatgtgtgtgagaaaagagGAAATGCAGACTTTCTGCTGCTGAGGAAACTGAGGTTTTTTTTGCGTCAAAGACACATCTGTTGGTACTTTGATGGAAAAATTCCTAAAATGTGTCGTGTTCGACCATCCTGCCTTTCAAAATAAGTCACAATTATTAGAAATAGCAACTATAAGACGTAAAGCACTTTCAGTTTACACTAGTGCATTTGCATGTGTACTCTTAGTTTAACAAAAGatacaaataattttgttttattttcaggatAATGATAAAGCTtgtgaatattttattgatttattttacttgTGTAGTGTGACAAACCTGGTTAGACAAATGCATTTCAAGTTGCTTTATCATACATTTGAATTTctttagaatatatatttaaatgtattacagtGTTAAAGACCTGTGAGAAGATTATAATGGTTGCCTTTTAAAAAGcataatgtaatgttatttttttcactttattataattttttttatttcctacaGTACCCAAGATCCATATAAGAATCAGCCTTCCTCGGCTTTATACAGGAATACATTTCCTTTTAtcttctaaaatatatatatatatatatatatatatatatatatatatatatatatatatatatatatatatacacactggtgatcaaaattagagaacaatttataaacaattgaacaattctgaaataatgtcatcttcactgctcaacagttgaaggagtttttgtcctgtctataccatgctaccagaacaccttttccacaaaataactaaggacAACAGGACTacagaacaacaatgactgtagcgtggaaaaagattacaacataattttctgaaggttacaacagcaGCAATTattaggaagtgtacaggcctctgctctgaatgacttcagcacatctgtggccacagaacagcactagtctctcacactgctctggtgtgattttggtccactcttctt contains the following coding sequences:
- the si:dkey-148a17.6 gene encoding leukotriene B4 receptor 1, which codes for MHSGLFAGNMNVTAVRVLEQPQETGMETVFVGACIIMAVCFVVGTPGNLLVIWTIVKHVKQCSHTVLLIKHLAVADLLVVFTLPLWIYSLAWSWVFSEVMCKAMVYIIYACMYASIFLITIMSVERFLAVRFPFTSVTWRKKQMLNKILLVVWVASFLLSIPVIITQTLDEHNGQMQCLFREYESNTQEAVLLLLETLVGFVIPFFILVLCYGCLYSRITEMSFRSKRKSTLLIASVVVVFALCWIPHHITNLLSLVQLVEVRENIKDVIDAMYMISSSLVFVSSTINPVLYVFAARSFRTSLRDTGIHKLFRHLSSTATGEGNRELSFVSKRQSSQTNTSQCCMESKAQIDLLVDICNNAASDENV